The genome window TGTGCTCGCGCCGGTCGGCATCGAGGCCGCTGCCGGACGCCGGGAGCAGGACCTCCGGGGCACCCAGGACCCAGGCCCCGTGCACCGCATCGCCGGACGGGATATCCCCGCCGGTGCCGGCGTCGTGCAGGGGTGCGGGGCCGAAGGCCACGGCGGACCACCGCCGCTCCGAGGCGAAGGCGACCTGGTCCGTGGGTGCCACGGTGGGCCGCGTGGGGTAGGCGTCCGCGAGGGCCAGGGCGGTGGGGTTGGCGTTCGCGTCGGTGCCGAACCAGCCCAGTACCAATGCCCCGGCGGAACGGAGACCGGTCGAGCTGGCTGGGCCGGAGGTGAGGTCCGTGGAGCCGTCGAAGACGATCCGCCCCTCGGTCAGGGTGCCCGTCTTGTCCAGGCACACCGTGTCCACCCGGGCCAGGATCTCGACGGCCGGCTGCTCCTGGATGAGCACCTCCTGACGGGCCAGCTTGAGGGCGGCCACCGCGAACGAGATGGTGGTCATCAGGGCCAGGCCCTGCGGGATCATCGAGGTGATCGCGGCGACGGAGGCGACCACGGCTGGTTCGATCGCGTCCTGTTCCAGGGCACGTGTCCAGCCACCCACGGCCTGGACCTGTCCGTTGACGATCAGTGCGGCGATGGGCACCAGCGCGATCGTCAGCCAGGTGGCCACCGTGTCCAGCGCGCCACGGAGCTCGGAGGGGATCTTGGAGAAGCGGCGGGCCTCGGTGGCCAGGCGCGAGGCATGGGAGTCCGGCCCGACGGCCGTGACCCGGATCAGGCCCGTCCCGGAGCGGACGGCGGAGCCGGAGAGGACGGCATCACCGGGGCGTTTGCCGACCGCGTCGGCCTCGCCGGTCAGCAGGGACTCGTCGATGTCCAGGCCGTCGGCGGACAGCACCACCCCGTCGGCGGGGACCTGGTCGCCGCGGCGCAGCACCACGGCGTCGTCCAGCACGATCTCCTCGAGCCGAACGGGGTGCTCGGTACCGTCGCGGAGCACGTGGGCGGCGTCCTGGTGGAGCAGGGCGATGGCATCGAGCTTGCGCTTGGCCGAGTACTCCTGGGTCACGCCGATGACCACATTGGCCACGGCGGCCAGGCAGAACACGAGGTCGAACCAGCGGCCCAGCACGATGATGGCCACGGCACAGGTGGCGATCGCCAGGTTGAACAGTGTCAGGATGTGGACGCGCAGGATCGTCCAGATGGACCGGGAGGTGTCCCGCGGCTGGCGGTTGACGAGCCCCTTCTCCTCGCGTTCGGCGACGGCGGCCGGGGCCAGGCCGCGCACGGTGAGCACAGCGTCCTGGGGGCGGGGGAGCGGAGCATGGCCCCGCCGGTGCAGGTGCAGGTGGCGCTGGTGGTCCGGATGCTCCGGATCGTCCGGGAGCCCAGCTCCGAGGCTCACCTGTTCAGTGGTGGTCTCCACCATGCTCATGATTCTCCCCTGGGCAACACAGGGCAACGGACGCCGATATCCGCGTCCGGCCCTGCCGATGTGATCCGGCGTGATTTCCCGGAACCCGTTCAACCTACTGCGCCGCCCGAGACCGAACATCCCACCTGGGGACTATTCCGGGCCGGTTCCGGGTCCATCTCAGGGGTGGCTCCGGGTGGACCCGGGTGGCTCGGGGCCTCTTCGGTGGGCGTTCGGGTTCACGGTCCTGATTTCCATCGTTCACGCAGGAAGAGGCTGGCGTTCAACACAGCTCCTTACCGTCTGAGGGTCATCACCGCTCTGCTGCCTTCGGGCGGCCCCCTCAACAGAAGAATGGATCATGACCGCCAAGCGCTTGCCTCTTGCCGTCCTCGCCCTGTCCGTCGGCCTGACCTCCACCGGTGCGCTCATGCCGGTCGCGGCTGCCTCCGCTGCTCCCCTCGCACCGGCGGTGAACAATGCCACCGCAGCCGTGGCCGCCCCAGACGCCGACCTCCTCGACGTGACATTCGAGGACGGCACCCCCGCGGACGCCGCCCAGGACCGCACTGTCGAGACGTTCGGTGCCCCACAGATCTCCATTGACGGCAGCCTGGCCCGCTCGGTGGCCGGCTTTGACGGGGAGTCCGCCTACTCCTACGCGCTGACCGAGTCCGACTACGGACAGCTGACCGACGGCTTCACCGTCGAGTGCAGCTTCAAGCGCGATGCCGCGGACACCACCGGGGAGGACACCCTCTGCGGCAACAAGGAGGCCGGCGGCTTCGCCATGGTCGTCAAGGGCGACCAGGCCGGATTCATGGTCCATGCCGAGGGCGGGTACACCTTCGCCTGGGCCGACATCGAGGCCGAGCACTGGTACCACGCCGCCGGTGTCTACGACGGCGACTCCGTGAAGCTCTACCTCGACGGTGAACTGGCCGCCGAAGCCCAGGCCGGCGGTCCGATGACCGTCCCGCCGAACGAGACCGCCCACAACATGGTGGTCGGCGCGGACAGCGGACCCGGACAGCCCGGCCAGCACGCCATCGCCACCATCGACTCCGCCCGGCTGTTCAGCGCTCCCGCCACCGCCGATCAGATCGCGGCACTCAACGAGGCCAACTCCGTGGTGATCGAGGCGCCCGAGGCCGACGTCGTCAATGTGGACTTCGCCGACGGCACCGCCGCCGAGACCGTGCAGGGGCTGCCCGTCACCACCCACGGCCAGCCCGTGATCGAGCAGGACGCCGCACTGGGCCGCAACACGGCCACCTTCGACGGCGATGACGCGTTGCTCTACCCCCTCGGTGAGCAGTACGCCACGCTCGGCGACTCGATGACGGTGGAATGCACCTTCCGCTACAACGGTGCGCTGCCGACCTCCGGCGAGACCAACCTCTGCGCCAACAAGGAAGCCGGCGGCTTCTCCATGACCATGTATGCCAACAAGCTGACCTTCGCGGTCAACACCGGCAGCTATCACAACGCCGGCGTCGAGATCGAGCCGAACGAGTGGTACCACGCCGTGGGCGTCTTCGACGGGGAGTCCAAGACCGCGAAGCTCTACGTCAACGGGGAGCTGGCAGCCGAGGTCAATACGGCCAACAGCGAGATCAAGTGGCCCCCGAACGCCAAGGCCCACAACCTGGCGATCGGTGCCGACTCCTCCAACGGTGGTTCACAGTTCCACTCCACCTCCACCATCGCCTCCGCCCGCATCTTCAGCGACGCCCTGGACGCCCAGCAGGTGGCGGCCATGAACGTGGCCTCCTTCGACGGGCTGCGCGGACAGGAGGCCGTGCTGGAGTCCACCACCCCGGACGAGGGCTCTGAGCTGACCCGGGCCACCGAGTTCGGGGCCGAGTGGGCCAACCCCGGCCTCGTCGCCGCCGGCACCTCCTACACGCTCGATGGCGAGCCGATCGAGCCGGGCCAGGTCATCGGTTCCGGTATGGCCGCCGGTGAACACACCATCTCAATCGAGGGCAAGACCGTCTTCGGCCTGCCGATCTCCGAGTCGGTCACCTTCACGTCCGGCTCCATCCCGGTGGGCGGCGGCACCGAGACCGGGCAGGGCAACGGCAAGGTCTCGCTGTCCGCCCGGGCCGTGAATCCCGACGGCGGTGACGTCACCACCACCTTCTACCGCGGCCGCGCGGACGTCGCCCAGGGCGGTTTCCAGGGGCTCGTGGACGGGACCCCGACCACGCTCGAGTTCGACTACACGGAGGACACGGAGCTCGAGGGGGCCGGGGACAGCCTGAGCGCCACCGCCGGACAGATGCCGTTCCAGCGCTTCGACGTCGAGGTCGGCGAAGCCGCGGAGGACCAGTCGGTGCGCTGGGCCGGAACCGTGGACCCGAGCCGCCAGGTCAACCTGCTGTTGTGGAACACGGAGGACGAGTCCTGGGACGAGCTGGCCACCGGACGCGGGCTCAACGAGAGCGAACTCGTGCTGTCCGGTGCACTGGGCGCAGAGCACCTGGACGAAGCAGGCCAGGCCTCGGTCCTGGTCCTCGGTGAGGACCCCTTCGCCGACGACCTGCAGAACGAGGTCGCCGACTCCTTCGAGGACCCGGCCGACTACGACTTCTCGCTCGCGCACTTCACCGACACGCAGTACCTCGCCGAGGGTGCTGCTGAGGACGCCTACTCCGAGGAGCAGCAGGCGGTCTGGGCTGACGCCTACACCTCCGTGGCCGAGTGGATCGTTGCCAACGCCGAGGAGATGAAGATTGAATATGTCGCCCACACCGGCGACATCATGGAGAACTGGCACACCGGTACCCCGCGCGCGGACGAGGAGGAATACCGGCAGATCGCGGTCGAGGAATTTGAGTTCGTCTCCGAGGCCCAGAAGATCCTGGACGACGCCGAGATCCCGAACGGCGTGACCGCGGGCAACCATGACAACCGCTCCGGCATGGACGTAGGCCCGGACAACCTCTACAACCAGTACTTCGGCCCCGAGCGCTACGAGGCGCTGGAGCAGACGCAGGGCTGGAAGGACGCCGACGCCACCTACACGCCGTGGCAGGAGGGGGACAACGAGAACCACTATGACCTGTTCACCGCCGGCGGCCTGGACTTCGTCGCCGTGTACCTCGCCTATGACGTGACGGATGAGGAGATCGAGTGGGCCAGCAGCGTTCTGGACCAGTACTCGGACCGCAACGCCATGATCATGACCCATGCCCAGCGCAAGCCGAGCACCAATCCGGATGGCCGTGGCGCGACCTTCTCCCACGACGGGGCGAAGATCGACGAGGGGCTGCTCCAGAAGCACAGCAACGTCTTCCTCGCGCTCTCCGGGCACGAGCACGGCGTGGACATCGAGGTGCGCAAGGACGTCGGCACCGAGGGCAACAACGTGGTCGAGCTGCTGGCCGACTACCAGTTCTATACGGTCTCGGCCGAGGAACTGGGCCTGACCGGCGTTGACGGCCGCTCCGCCACGGACATGCTCCAGTTCGGTTCCAGCTTCTTCCGGTTGCTGCAGATCGACGTGGACAACGCGGAGATGGCCGTGGACACCTACTCGCCGCTGCTGGATGACTTCGGGGCGACCGAGTATGACGACCGCAACCGCTACAACGGCACCGAGGATGACACCCGTCTGCCGATCCAGCTGGAGACCCGCAAGACCTCCTTCGCCACCAACCAGGTCATGGTCACGACGCCGACCGATGAGGAGATCGGCGAGGCCACGGCCAAGTCCGGTTGGCCGGCGACGGTCGAGTGGGCCGGCCTGACGGAGGGTGAGACCTACGCCTGGTACGCCACCAGCCGCGATGCCGTGACCGGCGAGGACCTGGCCGCAGGTGAGACCGAGCAGATGGGCGTCTTCACCGCCGTGGCGGCCGGTACCGACACCGTTGCCCCGGAGCTGACCGTTCCGGAGGCAGCCACCCTCACGGTGGGCGACGAGTTCGATCCTCTGGCCGGGGTGTCGGCGACCGACAACACCGATGGGGACGTGACCGCGTCGGTGCAGGTCATCGGCTCGGTGGACACGTCCACCGCCGGGGCGTACACCCTGACCTACGTGGCTGAGGACGCCAACGGGAACCAGGCCATCGCCTCCCGCTCCGTCGTGGTGGAGGCGGCTCCGGAGCCCCCTGTGAGCGAGGACTTCACCGACAATCCCGAGGGCTCGCGTTTCTACGAGGCGGTCCGCTGGATGCAGGAATCCGGCCTCACCGAAGGCTATGCGGACAAAACCTACCGGAAGGATCGGGACATCTCCCGTGGCGAGTCGCTGGCGTTCATCTTCCGCCACCTGGGCCCGGAGTACACCGCGGACAGAGCACCGTTCTCGGACGTCGACGCCAACCACACGTTCTTTGAGGCGATCGGCTGGGCCGCAGCCAACGGGATCACCAGCGGCTATGTCGACGGGGAGTTCAAGTCTGACCGGGACGTGACCCGCGGCGAGTTCGCCTCGTTCCTGTACCGGGCGGCGGATCCGGACGGCACCTTCACCGAGACCGGCTTCAAAGACGTCCCGTTGTCGGACTCGCACTTCGAGGCAGTGAACTGGATGGCGGAGGCCGGCCTGGCCAAAGGCTATGCGGACGGGACCTACCGCACGGACCGTCCGATCACGCGCGGCGAGGTCGCGGTCATCCTGCACAGCTACGCGAGCCAGGTCAGCGCGCAGGACTGAACCGATCGCACGGGTCCCGCACTGGCCAGGCCGCGAGACCCGGTGATGCCGGCCGATGAACGGCAAGCCTCCTGATCATGCCCCGTCTCCTCCGAGTGGAGGGGACGGGGCCGGTTCTTCAGGCCGTGGAACCAGGATCTGACGAACCGAGTCCGTCCGCGTACCGTAGGCCCATGGCACACACCAATGATCCGGCGACCGTCCGCAGGCTGTTGACGAATCGTGGGGCCCGCTGGGCCGTCGTCGGGCTCACGCCCAATCCGCGCCGCGCCGCCGTCGGGGTGGCGAAGTTCCTGCGGGACGAGCAGGGCATGGAGATCATCCCGGTCAACCTCGGTGCACAGGAGGTCCACGGCGAACGCGGCTACCGGGCGCTGGCGGACATCCCCGGCACGGTCGACGTGGTCGACTGCTTCGTGAACTCGCAGAAGGTCGGGGCGATCGTGGACCAGGCCATCGAGACCGGGGCGAAGGCCGTCTGGCTCCAACTCGGGGTGATCGACGAGGA of Citricoccus sp. K5 contains these proteins:
- a CDS encoding HAD-IC family P-type ATPase; this translates as MSMVETTTEQVSLGAGLPDDPEHPDHQRHLHLHRRGHAPLPRPQDAVLTVRGLAPAAVAEREEKGLVNRQPRDTSRSIWTILRVHILTLFNLAIATCAVAIIVLGRWFDLVFCLAAVANVVIGVTQEYSAKRKLDAIALLHQDAAHVLRDGTEHPVRLEEIVLDDAVVLRRGDQVPADGVVLSADGLDIDESLLTGEADAVGKRPGDAVLSGSAVRSGTGLIRVTAVGPDSHASRLATEARRFSKIPSELRGALDTVATWLTIALVPIAALIVNGQVQAVGGWTRALEQDAIEPAVVASVAAITSMIPQGLALMTTISFAVAALKLARQEVLIQEQPAVEILARVDTVCLDKTGTLTEGRIVFDGSTDLTSGPASSTGLRSAGALVLGWFGTDANANPTALALADAYPTRPTVAPTDQVAFASERRWSAVAFGPAPLHDAGTGGDIPSGDAVHGAWVLGAPEVLLPASGSGLDADRREHIEALCDETTSHGLRTMVLCRSTEPAGVGTWFGGGRGLPPALDAVALLTFREKVRDDARETLEYFREQDVELKVISGDHPRTVAAVAREVGMDVQGDGYDARNLPSDPEERRMVLQEHSVFGRVSPEQKKGMVSALQQDGHVVAMTGDGINDALALKTADLGIAMGNGAPATKAVSRMVLLDSRFSRLPSVLAEGRQVIANMEQLAHMYLTKTAYAVLFGVVFSLLAWQYPLLPRQASTVDFLMIGLPTFFLALVPNQRRYVPGFLGRALRFAIPSGLVILAGLLAVNGYARWFAGYSDEATGLAGAVGAVSLQQVQTASVITLTLMGLWVLNLISRPLTKWKLTLVAAMYALLLLVLLIPASREFHQFEIPPVDLTLAAVTIGAVACVLLEGIHQFHRRRHASATSP
- a CDS encoding LamG-like jellyroll fold domain-containing protein: MTAKRLPLAVLALSVGLTSTGALMPVAAASAAPLAPAVNNATAAVAAPDADLLDVTFEDGTPADAAQDRTVETFGAPQISIDGSLARSVAGFDGESAYSYALTESDYGQLTDGFTVECSFKRDAADTTGEDTLCGNKEAGGFAMVVKGDQAGFMVHAEGGYTFAWADIEAEHWYHAAGVYDGDSVKLYLDGELAAEAQAGGPMTVPPNETAHNMVVGADSGPGQPGQHAIATIDSARLFSAPATADQIAALNEANSVVIEAPEADVVNVDFADGTAAETVQGLPVTTHGQPVIEQDAALGRNTATFDGDDALLYPLGEQYATLGDSMTVECTFRYNGALPTSGETNLCANKEAGGFSMTMYANKLTFAVNTGSYHNAGVEIEPNEWYHAVGVFDGESKTAKLYVNGELAAEVNTANSEIKWPPNAKAHNLAIGADSSNGGSQFHSTSTIASARIFSDALDAQQVAAMNVASFDGLRGQEAVLESTTPDEGSELTRATEFGAEWANPGLVAAGTSYTLDGEPIEPGQVIGSGMAAGEHTISIEGKTVFGLPISESVTFTSGSIPVGGGTETGQGNGKVSLSARAVNPDGGDVTTTFYRGRADVAQGGFQGLVDGTPTTLEFDYTEDTELEGAGDSLSATAGQMPFQRFDVEVGEAAEDQSVRWAGTVDPSRQVNLLLWNTEDESWDELATGRGLNESELVLSGALGAEHLDEAGQASVLVLGEDPFADDLQNEVADSFEDPADYDFSLAHFTDTQYLAEGAAEDAYSEEQQAVWADAYTSVAEWIVANAEEMKIEYVAHTGDIMENWHTGTPRADEEEYRQIAVEEFEFVSEAQKILDDAEIPNGVTAGNHDNRSGMDVGPDNLYNQYFGPERYEALEQTQGWKDADATYTPWQEGDNENHYDLFTAGGLDFVAVYLAYDVTDEEIEWASSVLDQYSDRNAMIMTHAQRKPSTNPDGRGATFSHDGAKIDEGLLQKHSNVFLALSGHEHGVDIEVRKDVGTEGNNVVELLADYQFYTVSAEELGLTGVDGRSATDMLQFGSSFFRLLQIDVDNAEMAVDTYSPLLDDFGATEYDDRNRYNGTEDDTRLPIQLETRKTSFATNQVMVTTPTDEEIGEATAKSGWPATVEWAGLTEGETYAWYATSRDAVTGEDLAAGETEQMGVFTAVAAGTDTVAPELTVPEAATLTVGDEFDPLAGVSATDNTDGDVTASVQVIGSVDTSTAGAYTLTYVAEDANGNQAIASRSVVVEAAPEPPVSEDFTDNPEGSRFYEAVRWMQESGLTEGYADKTYRKDRDISRGESLAFIFRHLGPEYTADRAPFSDVDANHTFFEAIGWAAANGITSGYVDGEFKSDRDVTRGEFASFLYRAADPDGTFTETGFKDVPLSDSHFEAVNWMAEAGLAKGYADGTYRTDRPITRGEVAVILHSYASQVSAQD
- a CDS encoding CoA-binding protein; amino-acid sequence: MAHTNDPATVRRLLTNRGARWAVVGLTPNPRRAAVGVAKFLRDEQGMEIIPVNLGAQEVHGERGYRALADIPGTVDVVDCFVNSQKVGAIVDQAIETGAKAVWLQLGVIDEEAAQRAVDAGLDVVMDTCPVIEVRKDPSLHS